TCAGAGGCGGCAGCGATAGGTATTTTTGGCGCATGGACGAGATCAAGTATTTCAAGACCCAAAGCGATTTCCGTAAGTGGCTGGCGAAGAATCATGCGAGCGTGGATGAACTTTGGGTCGGATTCCATAAGGTGGGCTCGGGTAAGCCGAGCATCACGTGGAAGCAGTCGGTCGATGAGGCGCTGTGTTTCGGGTGGATCGATGGGATCCGCAAGAGCATCGATGAGCATTGCTACAAGATTCGTTTTACGCCGCGGCGGCCGGGGAGCAATTGGAGCAAGGTCAATATTCAGCGCGTGCGGGAGTTGAAGCAGTGCGGCTTGATGCAGCCAGCGGGGCTGAAGGCCTTTAACGCGGGCCAGGCGAAGAAACGCGATTACTCGTACGAGAAGAAGGAACGCGTCGTCGATGCCGACGTCGTCAAGGCGATCAAGGCCGAGCCGATGGCATGGGCGTACTGGCAGGCACAACCGCCGTGGTATCAGCGCACGGCGAGTTTTTGGGTGATCAGCGCCAAGAAAGACGAGACACGGCAACGGCGACTGGCGCGGCTGATCGACGACTGCGTGCACGGGCGGCGCATCATGGAGGTGTTGCCGAAGGATCGCTGATTGCGGAAATGATCAAAGTCGGGGTGGTTTCGAAGTTCCTCCGTTGTTTGTGCTTGTTACATATGTTCTGCTCTCATAAAGATTGAGAGCGCCCAATCCGGATCAGGCATTACCGTGATGCGGTTTGAGAGCTGCCTCAAGCGCGCGGCCTCGGGAATCATCTCTTTGAGTCACGAAACCCGGGACTCGGTGACCGGCGGTTGCTTGGACGTCATCAACCGACGGCTTAGTGAACGAACATCGAGACGATCGGGGCGGCGCTGGCGACATCAGGGCCTCTACTAAGGGGTACGGTCTGATTTTTGGAGTGATGTTGTAGTGAAAGTCGCGTGTGTGTAGTGGGTGCGGATGTTGTGAATCAAGGGGTTAGGGATTTGTGGAGTCGGGGGATTGGGGTGGAGATTTTTTTCAAGGTGTTCATTGGGAAGGGGTTGCGCCCTCACCCCCGACCCCTCTCCCAGGAGGAGAGGGGAGTGAGCGTCATCTCCGCGGAGGCGGGAATCCAGGTTGGTCGTAGATTCTGAGATCAAGTGAAGAAGCGGCAGGTTACAATCCCGTGCGGGAGAGTACCGAGGAGACCGCGACGGCAGAGGAGCGCGGGATCAAGACCTGCCGCAACGGTGGGAGGAGTTTGCCGACTGAAGTCGGCACTACAGCGAGTGAGAGAGATCGGGGCGGAGATTGCTTCGTCGCGGTGAAGGATGGAAGGGGTGCTAAGGTCACGTTCGCTCCTCGCAATGACAAGTCA
This sequence is a window from Candidatus Zixiibacteriota bacterium. Protein-coding genes within it:
- a CDS encoding YdeI/OmpD-associated family protein, which codes for MDEIKYFKTQSDFRKWLAKNHASVDELWVGFHKVGSGKPSITWKQSVDEALCFGWIDGIRKSIDEHCYKIRFTPRRPGSNWSKVNIQRVRELKQCGLMQPAGLKAFNAGQAKKRDYSYEKKERVVDADVVKAIKAEPMAWAYWQAQPPWYQRTASFWVISAKKDETRQRRLARLIDDCVHGRRIMEVLPKDR